From one Amaranthus tricolor cultivar Red isolate AtriRed21 chromosome 17, ASM2621246v1, whole genome shotgun sequence genomic stretch:
- the LOC130803918 gene encoding uncharacterized protein LOC130803918, producing MESSGVRPQSFGQTEINWDKLDKKKFYVVGAGLFTGITVALYPVSVVKTRLQVASKDIADRNAFSVARSILRSDGVAGLYRGFGTVITGAVPARIIFLTALETTKVAAFRMVEPLKLSEPSQAAIANGIAGMMGSLCAQAVYVPIDVISQKLMVQGYSGYATYNGGLDVFRRIIKADGVRGLYRGFGLSVITYSPSSAVWWASYGSSQRLFWRLLGYGGEHKEVPSLGEILGVQAAGGVVAGATASCITTPLDTIKTRLQVQALGQENRQNAVQVVKKLLSDEGWIGLYRGLGPRFFSMSAWGTSMILAYEYLKRLCAKED from the exons atGGAGTCATCTGGTGTTAGACCTCAGTCATTTGGACAAACAGAGATTAATTGGGACAA ACTTGACaagaaaaaattttatgttgttggAGCTGGACTTTTTACGGGGATCACAGTGGCTCTATATCCTGTTTCTGTTGTGAAGACTAGACTCCAGGTTGCTTCCAAGGATATTGCCGATAGAAATGCATTTTCAGTTGCCAGAAGCATATTGAGATCTGATGGAGTAGCTGGTTTGTACAGAGGTTTTGGCACAGTCATCACTGGTGCAGTTCCAGCAAGGATTATATTCCTTACTGCTTTGGAGACCACAAAGGTGGCGGCTTTCCGAATGGTTGAACCACTTAAGTTGTCTGAACCGTCACAAGCAGCCATTGCAAACGGGATTGCTGGCATGATGGGTTCACTCTGTGCCCAGGCTGTGTATGTTCCAATTGACGTG ATTAGCCAAAAGTTGATGGTTCAAGGATATTCAGGCTATGCAACATATAATGGCGGTCTTGATGTCTTTCGTAGGATTATTAAGGCTGATGGTGTTCGGGGACTATATAGGGGATTTGGTCTATCTGTGATCACATATTCCCCTTCCAGTGCTGTATGGTGGGCCAGTTATGGATCTAGTCAACGCTTATTCTGGAG GCTTTTAGGATATGGAGGTGAGCATAAAGAGGTTCCAAGTCTAGGGGAAATTCTGGGTGTTCAAGCTGCTGGGGGTGTTGTTGCTGGTGCTACAGCTTCGTGCATCACAACTCCGTTGGATACCATCAAGACTCGCTTGCAAGTTCAG GCACTGGGACAAGAAAACAGACAAAATGCAGTTCAAGTAGTAAAGAAATTACTTTCAGATGAGGGTTGGATAGGTCTTTATAGAGGACTAGGTCCTCGATTCTTCAGCATGTCTGCTTGGGGAACGTCCATGATACTAGCTTACGAATATCTCA AGCGATTGTGTGCAAAGGAGGATTAG